ACCTGTAGCAATCCTCCCACTACTTCAAGCATTGATCTTCTCTCATACCTTGGAATATATCCTGACGTGAAGGGGCAACTTTTTCAGGTTTGCTGGTCACTAGGGAAATCTCTGTGACAAGAAAAGACATTGTGCTGTTAGCTCCACCGTGCAGCTCTAAATGCCTTTGTATCTATGCTAAAAACTCATTAGCCTGTAGCACTTCACACATTGTGTTCATTACCACTGCCACTTCATTACACATGTGTTTAAAAGCCTCTTCTGCTGGGCAATATTGGATTGCATGGAAAGATTTGATGATGAAGGCACACTGTAGTCTAGAATAGCCAGCTAAAAGCTCACTACACTGACTGCATGACTGCTCCACTTTCACTGCACAGCACAACCACAGCTGTGATATACGAGCACAGCAGTACTCAAGACAAGCTGCCATTTCTCATAAGTCATTAACTTCTTCACTCTGCTTATGTGAGATCATTCAAGCCAGGGAATCTGAAATCCCATATctaaaagataagaaaatgagacaaggaaaaaaaaaacaaacaacaaccctACAATGCTTTCTAGAAAGGTTTTCCAAGGCCAAGATGCAAGATTACACAAAGTCAGAGGATGAAGCCAGTGAAATGATTTGGTTCTTCTGGAACGTGTTTTTTCTCAAGCATTTATGAGATAATAAATTCTGATGACGTACAAACTTCCCTCTGATAATATCAGCAGAATGCATAACACCATCTTGCCAACCCTtttttattggggggggggaagaggttgttttccttcctctgtgaaGCTCAGACAGGCTTGCTCAGGCAAAGTCTGTAACACTAAACTGCATAACGCATTCAACTTAGCCAGCCTTAACCTCATCCAACCAGGACAGCAGCCAATTTACAGATATTATGTATCATTATGGCAACCTGAACGGTTACAGTCTTGCCTAGAACCTGATTACAGGAAGTCTGAGCATTACCTGCTTTCTGTTCAAAGATGGGCGCAGTGGCCAGAGGAACTGTTTTCATATCAAAAGGTTTGTCAGAAGGCTCCAGTGTATATTGGTGCAGGGCTTTCTCCATTCCAGGAACAGAGACAGTCAgccctgcaaagcagaaaagcaggcagaagaTTTTAGTTTCGACAGGTGGAACTGTCAAAAAACCTACAGGCACTATGATACAGGGCTGACAAATAAACACAGCCAGTTTTGTATTGCCTAGAAGCCACAAGGCACCAGAGTCCGAAAAACTTAGCAGTGTTCATGTCACATCCTTCTTGAGATCAAGTACAACTATTCATAAAGTTCTCCTCTGTAGCCTGTCCTTTGGATcagactgcagagaaaaacTCCTGCATGGAATCTAGAGTTCACAGCTAGATGGACTTGGACTTTGGCTAACAAACAGCTGGTTAAAGTACTTTAATTTCTTAgtcaacacacacacatttgcaTCCATGCACACACATGAAGTACATAAAGATCCTAAATAGAATTAAAGAGCTGAAGATGACACAGAAACCCTTTTCCAAAGGGCACTGGAGCCTAAATAGATCACTTGAGAGAAGAATAGTCTTAAATCTTAATCCCTTTGCTTGCATGATCTTTCAGCCACAGGaccataaaacatttttataaccAACGGTCACAGCAAGATGTGTcaacctcattttttttttccacggAGAAGACAGAGCAAAGGTTAAGAAACTTGGTCTAAGCAGAGAAAGAGGCAATGATGAAAACACCCATCCGACATTCCTGCTCTGTTTACCTAACAGCCTTTCCCATACCTTGTTAAATATGCCATTCTCAGTTAGCATGAATATTGCTCAGCAAAGCACtagtaacagaaaaaaacacgTGGTTATGCTCCTTCTGGTTATTCTGACCCAGGTTAGACAAGATTCCTTATAGTCAGACTCTTCttacagcaacaaaacccaTCCATAATGTGAAATAATAGCTCAGACTTCTAAGGGTGCACAGAATCCTCCCTGTCACTcaccattaaaaatataagcaGCATTCAGGGCTATCTGCCTTTGCTGAAGAACATTCAAGTAGAACGTTGCTCTGTCCCGAACTTCATCATCATACACCTGTTGTGGAGAACAGGAGGGCAGCAGTCAGCTCTCTCAGGAAGGTATAAGGCCATTTATGAAGGCAAGAGATGGAAATATGTGAAACTGGGACAGCTGAGATCACTACTCAGCCATATACAAGTTACTCTCTCTGAGTAACATGGAAACCTATTTTCTTACTACAGATGAATGCAGAAGTACGCATGCTTACTACAGCACTGTCTATTTATTGCCTTCTAAGGAACATTCTCATATCAGATTGTCACTGACACACCTACAGCAGTCCTGAAGAAGCATAAAGAGACACCCTCTGCTTAGCAGAGCCTACACACATTCTGGCTTGGTCTAACTTGCTTCTTCATGGATGCAGAATGCCAGAGTTACCAGCTCTCACTGCATACACAGCAATCATACTCACTCACCTCTGCAGAAGCACCAAGATGCTTGGGAGAAGATTCTCATTCTGGGCACCAAACTTTGCTAATGCACTTacagcagctgaaagagaaaaagaggtgGCAGAGGTGCTAAATCCATCTGCAGACATGTTTTCACAGCCATATTCTGAGTGTTGTGTGCACTGTTCTCCTGCAGTTCCTATTAAAAAGGTTGTCACTTTCACACCACAAACCCTTCAGTGATATGCAAAGACTAAACTACACCCTTATTTTCAAGAATAGTTAAATGTTATTACATTAACATTACATTAACATTAATGAGATTACAGACCAAGGTCACCTTAACAACCCTGCAATCCTTTTGCCAAGAACCATAAAGCCATCGGTCTTTTGAGGAGAACTTACCAGCCCTCACAGCCTCATTCTCCAGCACCACCCTGTTGAATATGAAACGAATGTATTTGGATGGAGATGGAGTCCTGGGCCCCTCTTTTCCCAGCAGGTGTAGGATCTTTGTGGCGAGGACAGTGTGCTCGCAGTCCTCAATGAATTCACAGAGGTGAGACAAGCctgtttctttgctctctgAGTTTTCCTCAATGATGCTGATGATGCAGTCCACAATGGCTCGCTTGTACTCAAAGCCTCcctgggaagagaaaaacaagaacactcatcagggcaggcagagctcagaccacagtgctgcacagctcccCTCAAGCTTTGATTACTTCTTCCCATTagggaaaaagaacacaattgtatataaacagaaaagaggagGCAGGCTGGATAATCTAACATGGTCTTCCCAGTATCCACAGGTCAATACAGGTACAGCATCTTAGAATTTCTACAGATAGGTTTGTTTTATGTACCACCTCTAATTCATAAGCATCTTTCAGACAGGTTTGACCCACATAATAAACAGGTTTTTGGTAATTACAGTCCCTTCCCACCATCTGAGCTACCTGCCAAGAACTAAACCAAGGATGTTTCAAACCTACATCGTCCCTGAGCATGTTGGAGAGGAAAGTCATCATGACGCTGTGTTTCCGAGGGTATTTCTGGCACAAAGCACTGATAGCCTGCACTACCACTACCTGCAAAACAACAGAGACAGATGTTAGTCACACATTTATCTTTCTATGAAGGCACAGGCTTCTCACTATCTCAAACTGTCATCTTGACAGATCACATTCTTGTACAAGAAGGATGAAATCTGGAACTCTCAGCATAAATGCAGTAACAACTCCACATCAACATGCTGCAAGACTTGGCCTTGCTAGGAGGACTATATTCTGGAATGAATTCAAAGGCCCATTCCTCTCTCTGCCCTCTGATGACCCTGACCTAATTCCAACTTGACAGACCACATTTTGTCCCCAAAGCTCTTTGCAGTTTCAAACttactgtttttaataagtaaaagaaataagttTTAGATAAGTTAAGACCTCTGCATGCTGATACCAGCTTTGCATAGTCATGCAATACTCCTCAAGGCAGCTCTGCAATGTGAGAGGGACACATACAGATGAACAACCCCTAACCAAGTTATTACCTGATTTTATAGTGGCTTTACAGTATCAGACTGAAGCAATATAGACTCAAGTCAAACAGTTAAAATCCCTCTCCCTCTCCAAGTGGGTAACCGGAAGACAGTTGAGAGTTTTATAGGAAACTACATAGGAACCAGTTATCAACCAAATGATGTTTATCATTTTTTGGAGTGgtgagaggaaataaaacagtatttcacagaatcatagaatcacagaatggcctgagttgaaaaggacttcaaagatcacctagtttcaaccccctgctatgtgtagggtaGCCAACCACCAGACTaggctacccagagccacattcagcctgactttgaatgcctccaggaatggagcatccacaacctccttgggcaacctgttccagtgcaccaccaccctctggattaaaaacttcttcctaatatctaacttaaacctcccctgttttagtttaaaaccattcccccttgtcctatcactgaCCACCTTTGAAAACATccattccccctcctctttatatgctcctttcaagtactgcaaggccacaatgaggtctcctcacaGCCCTCTCTTCCATTTtgacagctggaaaacagatgAGTGCACCTTCTAAAACATAAAGCTGGCTTTGCACTATCAGACTTTAATAAATCACTGGAGGGTGAACAAATGGGAAAAgcttaataaaaacaagaatgGGAGAAAAACCTGCAGCTGGAAAGAGCAGAGGCCTCCAATGCCACACCTTAAACTCATCTGATATTTCTGACACGAAGGAAGAGATCTGTTTCATGAGCCTGTCCACGCTGCTCTCGCTCCCAGTTTTCAGCAATGTGGTGATGGCCAGGGTGGCTATGCTGCGGTTGGAGTCTGTCACAAGGTTCTCCAGGTCTAGATTACAGGCAGTGACTGCGGATGGATGTTTCATGGCCACCTGCAAAGGAAACCATTTCAAAGCTACAAGGGAGCAGTGGCATCCTGCAATTCAAAGCTTCGCTGGGATGCCCAGTGTTCACaaagcatctctttttttccccaattacTTCTCTGTTTTGCAAGGACTGCAATTCAGCCTACATCATATGACTGCTGGCAGGGTGTAATCACAGCTCAGGTTCTTCACTATTTGAAAGGAACTCTCCTAACTGTACATTACAGCTCATGGGTTTTGTAGCCACATGGCTCGACTCAAGTCTTGCTCTACTACTGCTATAGCTTTAGAATCGGAATGTTATTTCCTCCATACGTTCTATTTATACCTTTTCCAGCATTAAATATTCAAGGCTCTGCTTCTGGTATAGCTGAGAGCTCACAAGTTATCCAGCTACAGCTTATAGTAGGCTTATGGTCCAGAAATGAGCAAAAACGGCAGAAAAGATTTCTGTCACACCAGAAAATCTGGCATGGAAAAGCCAATCTTCCAACAAGGAGTATTTCTGAATACAGTAATCACATGAAGTAGTTGCTCTGTTTTAGGCAACGCACCATCAGGCACCAGAGCCTGGCTTTCTCTGATGGCTCAGAGATTTGTGCTTGTTTAGAAGATCTTGGAATCACTCACCTTATTAAGGGTCCGTACAGCTGCATATCTCAAGACAGGTTTGGGAGaactacagaaaagctggagcactgaaaataaagaatcaaGAGAAGTAAACCGTGACATAATGCTACAGAGAACGTCAAATACAACCTGGCTCTAGGCACCTTATGAGAGCCTTTATGCCCACAACAGATGTAGAAAGGGAAGTTGCCTTGTACTGCCCCTCTGATATTCAGAGGTGCAAGTAGTATAATAAGAAGTCACCACTGcagaaaatcaaatataatcTTGTTCTAAAAATGGGAGAAGGAAGTCATGTGTATTCCCATCCAACTGCAGATGGAACACTGAACATTCATGCAGTAATTTACCACTAGTTTCAAAAGCAGATTGAAAATGGCCTCCAGTTTTACACCATACAACAATAACACTGTTCGTCTAGTAGAAAGTGTCACATCTGTTCTATCAAGTCCTCCTCTACCTTTTCCCTCCCACCTTCTCCTTCTGTAGATAGCACCTCTGCTGCCCCCTCTCTACAGCTCTGAATTAAATGGGGAAGAAGGAATCCACTTTCCATCCAGAAGGCCCTGAACTTGAGGACAAGCAGAGCATTTACATTTTGACTCCAGTGCTTCATTTAAGCTGTACCTGCCTCTCCAATGTGTTTTTCCACCCTTTCTATCAGCCAAGAAAGTGGGAAAAAGGATCCTTGAACCAACCTGAAACAGCAGGTGCCAGCTCCCTTGCTGTGCAGTTTGGCAAATGGATGATTGCAGAAGCAGCTTCATAAATAACCATTTCGTGCTTATTCCGCAGACAGCTCTCAATGAAGTCAAAGAGTGGACTTTCATGCCTACAAAAAGAAGTTTCACGCTGTGATGCTGAACTACATACAGATCCCAACACGGTGCTGCTGAGAACATGACAGAAAGCACAACTGGCGCATGATTCTCTTGTTCCTTGCATTGCTGCATAGCTCAACTCATACTTGAACAACAAAACTCCAGTTCCCTACTATTCCATTCATCTTTAGCTCATCTTCTACAAGCCACAACTCCTGGTTTCTAGAAATACTTTGTTAATTATGTATTACACATCACTAATAAAAATGTTCACTGATCAAACAATTTCACCATGAGATGAATTTCCCATAGATCTCTGCCAGCATGAGAGCAGATTAAGATAGATCCTTCTGCCTTCAAGGCTGTAGCATAGGCAGGTGTTGTGTTTGAACAGCATCTAACTAGAAAAGCACAAGTCTCCTCCCCTCCTGAGATGGCTCACCAGTTTTAATCCCCCTGACAGCTGAACTCTGCTGGTATGATGTCAAACCTTATCACACAACTACCATACAAACCGCTACTCATCAGCTCTGCCTACTTCTACCTACTCCTTATCTCAAAGCACAATTAATTTTGCAGTTCAcatgctgttcttttcttaCCCTTCTTCAGATTCCTTCAAGAGTTTGCTTGCGATTCGGATCAGCATGCAGTATGCAAACTGGGATTTCAGGCCAGACTTTGTGAACTTATTCAGCATCTTGGAAACTGCGAGACGGTCATTTTTCCTAAGGTGGTAGAGCAGCCCCAAGGCATGGTACTAAGAAACCAAAAACAGGCACAAGAACACATGAAGACATTGAATACACGGTGCAGTTGGAAAAGGTAAATTGTTAGCTTTCTTCTGTGCCTTACAATTGCAGTCTCTCAGCACTAGTTCCTTCTAGTCTCAAATGATCTGAGTCTCTTGACAAGCAGCAAAgatctgcagcatttctttttcctgtctccCCATTGAGAAAGCCTGAAAAGAGCTCCTCAGttactttcttcccttttctccccattaAATGTCAAAATTCTTCAGCTTACTTAATGCTGATGCAGAATAAAGCTTGATTTTCTGGAGTATGTTTAATATCCAAGATATCCCAAGCCCTTTGAATCACAGCTGACTAGAAAAATCCTTGACACACTGAAAGTCCAAACCATAAGAAGTACAAATTGTAAAGTACAAAAGTCCAAACTGAAGTACAAAGGAGCACTTCCAGTTTCTTACcaaggttcttttttttttgccatggGACTGATTCACATCAAGCTTAATCAAGCTGCTAACTGAGCACCAACAAAGCTGGTTTGGTAGATCTGTTGCTCCTTCTGTCTCATAACACTGAACATATGGAATGAACAATGGCATTCCAGCTACCAGAAGACTTGTGAGGATAGGGCAGAGGATTGCAATAAAGCACCATCTCTTAATTAATAAACCTTCAGTGGGATCGTGGGAAAACTTGTGATTTTTGAAGCTGTGGACTTCTTTCCCTCAAGTCAAAattaccttttttccccccccccaggagAACAATAAAAAGTAATTGGTATTAATGCTTCTCCCAAAGTTGTTTGAACTTACAGAATACCACTGAAACATACCTGTACCATGATATTGTCACTGGAAGCTGCCTCCTGAGCCTCGTTCACCCACCGTTTGACTACATCGTAACTGATCTTCATCATATGCTGGAAGAAGCCACAAACTGA
The Coturnix japonica isolate 7356 chromosome 1, Coturnix japonica 2.1, whole genome shotgun sequence DNA segment above includes these coding regions:
- the COPG2 gene encoding LOW QUALITY PROTEIN: coatomer subunit gamma-2 (The sequence of the model RefSeq protein was modified relative to this genomic sequence to represent the inferred CDS: substituted 1 base at 1 genomic stop codon); this translates as MIKKFDKKDEESGSGSNPFQNLEKSAVLQEARIFNETPINPRRCLHILTKILYLLNQGEHFGTTEATEAFFAMTRLFQSNDQTLRRMCYLTIKEMANISEDVIIVTSSLTKDMTGKEDVYRGPAIRALCRITDGTMLQAIERYMKQAIVDKVPSVSSSALVSSLHMMKISYDVVKRWVNEAQEAASSDNIMVQYHALGLLYHLRKNDRLAVSKMLNKFTKSGLKSQFAYCMLIRIASKLLKESEEGHESPLFDFIESCLRNKHEMVIYEAASAIIHLPNCTARELAPAVSVLQLFCSSPKPVLRYAAVRTLNKVAMKHPSAVTACNLDLENLVTDSNRSIATLAITTLLKTGSESSVDRLMKQISSFVSEISDEFKVVVVQAISALCQKYPRKHSVMMTFLSNMLRDDGGFEYKRAIVDCIISIIEENSESKETGLSHLCEFIEDCEHTVLATKILHLLGKEGPRTPSPSKYIRFIFNRVVLENEAVRAAAVSALAKFGAQNENLLPSILVLLQRXVYDDEVRDRATFYLNVLQQRQIALNAAYIFNGLTVSVPGMEKALHQYTLEPSDKPFDMKTVPLATAPIFEQKAEISLVTSKPEKVAPSRQDIFQEQLAAIPEFKSLGPLFKSSEPVQLTEAETEYFVRCIKHVFTNHIVFQFDCTNTLNDQLLERVTVQMEPSDAYDVICCIPAPSLAYNQPGMCYTLVQMPQDDPTAVACTFSCTMKFTVRDCDPNTGVPDEDGYDDEYVLEDLEVTVSDHIQKVLKPNFAAAWEEVGDDFEKEETFALGSIKTLDEAVNNIIKFLGMQPCERSDKVPENKNSHTLYLAGVYRGGCDVLVRSRLALGDGVTMQVTVRSKEEMPVDVILASVG